The nucleotide sequence GCGTCCGTTGGCCGCCGGCCGTGGGTCTAGCCGTCTAGGGCTTTAGCGCCAGCCGCCAGTCCCTGCGCTCGCCGCTTGTGTTGGAACGAAGAGAAAGGAGTCCCACGTATTCCTTCGCGTGTCTGTCTTTTGTATCCGCATGGCTGCAGACTGCTGTTGGGCTGTGAAAATATGAGAATCGAAGGCCCAATTGATTTTTGCCCGGGTAAACAAGCTACTGAACATGTTTAGCGCTTCATTAATTTGGATCGATCGCTGCTGTCGAGGCCTAGCGAGCCTGGGCAAGTGCCCAGGGTCGCTGGGCGGTGGCTCCGCCACTgttatacatagaagtttaccagtagcgtttgtttgtGTCCCCATGCTActggtaattaccagtagcgctgggtaCAAAGCATTGCTACTGGTATGGCTTAGCAGCAGCGTTAATTTTTTGGGGCACGCTACTGGTAAATAATTCTTGACCGTGCCCCACGGACAAACCATAACAATAGCGTGGGTCGTACCTACGCGACTGCTAATGGGATAACCGTAGCGCCGGTGAGACACCCTGCACTACCGCTAGCACAGTCCGTCAGTCCCACACCGGACCACCCCCGATCCATTATCCACCCACCAACCATCCCAGTTCAACCCCACACTGCACCCATCCCCGATCCAGATTccctccacctcctctcctctcctctgtcgTCGGGATCCCCTCCCGGTTCTTCTCCGAAATAAGGAGACAGAGCgagaagggaaagggaaaggggaaGCAGTGTGTGTCGGCCGGCGGAGCAATGGCGGACAAGCCGAGCCGGGCGCTGGTGCTGTACACCGCCGGCCACGAGGCGCTGCTCACCGGGGGCGGAGGGGGGAAGGGCCAGCTCGACGCATTCGCCTCCATCGCCTCCTGCGGCTTCCTCTCCGTCCGCACTCCCGCGGTCAACGGTACCACACCGCCCCCACCCCCTCTCGCGCTCTGTGCGGTTGCTCTGCTTTGCTTGCCCCCCATTAAACTGAGAGGCTTCTGGTCTTGTCTCCCAAACCAGAGGATGGAGGGGACAGGAACAACGACTTGATTCTCGAGCTGGCGTAGCTGCTCGACGTGTACGATGCCCTCTATCCTGTCAAGGTGCGATCCCGCTCTCCGGTTTTGTGTCTAGGCGAAGTAGTTGCAGAGAGGGTCTGAGTATGCGATGCTGATTTTATTTGTTTGACGTTAGGATGGGGAAATTGCCCGGGTGGATCCGCAGGAGCTAGTAGTCCCCAAGCTATCCGAGAGGTTCGATGTGCGCGTGATCTTTTGCTTTGATTACTGTCAGTGTATCCATTGTAAATGCTAGGGCTGACTCTGCTGCtgtatatgttgcttctatttcatggGGCTGAGAGCTGCTATGGTCAGCAATTGCCCCAGTCTTAGCTCATTCTCGGCGAATCTTGGCTTCCACGTTTTCGGAACTGAGGATTTTGCCTTGCAGTCAGGTTCTGGCAGCAGTTCTAAGGACACTAGAATAATCGACCGGGCGTTCACTCTGCTGGGATTTGCAGAGGGGAATGTCCAGGATGCGTCCGAATTCGATCTGGGGTTTGTGCATGCCGCAATGGAGAACACATCCAGCAAGCTTGGGAAATTAGGGATGAAGATGGATCTCAACCGGCTTGACAAATTGGTGGCTTCAATCATGGAAGCTGCGCCGCTCGGTTCAGCTGTCGCTGCCCGTATTCATGTTTCTGTTATCTTGAGCTATGGATCTGCTACTGCAAATAAGGAACATGCATGCCTCATCTTGAACTCTTCAACCGAAATTGATTCCGACTTGAAGTTACTCTGTCCACAAATAAGTTTATTATGCATATCCTGCAGGAATCATCATCCAATGCTACTGGCACAGTGGCAACAAGGAGTAACACGTTCTGATTTGGCCAAGGAGTTTCTTTTGAGGAATTTATAAAGGTCTGCTTAATGCACTTTTTAGAATGTTTGCCTGAATCATAGAAACTTTATCAAATAATACTATATATGCAAGTTTGTTCCCGTTATCCTGTTTATTACTTTGTTTCTTCAGTTGTTTATAATGGACAAACACTGCAGTTCTCCCTTTTCCTAGTGTGGGTACTGGTGCCAGCATTAGAAACATGACAGTACCTTTTTTAGGAATAGAGTTTGTAGATTAGAATAAGCCATGTAGTATTGATATTAATTCCTTGGGTAGTGGGCAGTTTATGTGATAATATAGTAAGTATGGTATTACAAATTCTCAACCTCCTCTTTTGATTCGTAACAAAATTATTTTGATAGAATGGCAGGGCTTCTCTTCTGTACAACCAACTTCACCCAATTGCTTCCACAGAGCAACACCAAACTCCGCACTTAGCATCATTGTGTGAGTGCAACACCAATTCATCACTTAGAATCATTGTATTTTGTCATTTAACTTCAGTTTTGTAGGTATGTGACAGATTTATTGCCCGTAAGCTTGTGTACGGTTTTATGACAAAGCCCTTGCATTTGGTCTAAAGGGCTATGCAAAGCTGTAAGTATCCGGTCCTCAGTAAGCATTTTTACATGACTCTTTTTACCGAATCTCCTGTTTTGACGTCATTCTTACTGTTTCGGTTTTGGTGCTACTGCTATACTCTCTTGTAAATCCCTACTATGTGTATATATGAAACCTAATTTTAGTCTTTTTTTAataaattaaattcccacttgaggAAAAAGATAGACCTTGTCTATCTACCCTTGTTCAGTGATGCCATTTTTTTGTAGTTCTAATTCTTCTAGGTAGTACCAACAAAGAGCAGACCAAATGATTTCTTCAGGAAAGAGGAAAATCCCATTAACTTCAGAATTCATTTGTCAAGTCTGTGAACTGGTAGGTATATATGTTCAGGCTTCAGTTTGTATAGTCACTATGCTCTACCAACAGTAGATTCATGGACTTTGTTATCTTTGAAAACGTGAAAGATATCAAGGTATTGAAGTGACTACTTAGAAAAATGGATAGATAGAAAATTACCAAAAGAATTATGCCTCGAACTCCTTATGTGCTTCATAGGTGCTGTTTCTTTTTAGGGCTTCCAACACAACAGAATTGCTTCTAATCTTTTGCGTTATCTTTTGTCATGGAAGTAGCTATGTGCTGCTTCAGTGTGTAGTTAAGTTGTGCATTATGGCTTAAATAAGAATCTCGGAAAAAAATTGTAGCACATTGGCATCGACATGTACCATATTGTTTTTCCATGTCATTCTTCTGAAGAATCTGAAGTTTTTAAATCTCTGTTGGTAATGCTGCAGGCTTGTGGTGGCGACGCTGACAGTCGTCGAGAGGTTCATGGACTGGATGGTGTCGTGGCTGCCGATGGATTCCTTCGTCCGCTGGTGGTGAGGCACGAGCACGACATTGATCGAGGCCTGCTGGAGCTGCGGGTCAGGGCGAGGGACGTGACGGCATCACAACTCAAGGCGTCGGCCGCCGTCGGTCAAGTGTGGCTCGCGAGGCTGCTCGGTGTGTTTCGCCGCAGCTGTAGGCCACGTGATCAGGCCGGGCAGGCTTCGCACATTGACTAGGCACACAACACTATGTGATAGGAATTATACATGAGTTGCCGCTAGCTACAATGAGAAATTGTGTGATGGTAGATACGACAATTGTGTGACAAAATGGAATTGcttcattttttttaattcctaataagTTACTAGTAGCGTGGGGAGGAACTGGGCGCTACTAGTATATAGGATACTAGTAGTGTTTGTAGTTTACCAATGCTACTACTATTTCATTACTGGTAGCGCGTGTacgtaatagcagtagcgcgggtggaacACGCTACTAGTAACTTTTTTAGCAGTAGTGTGGGGTAAAAACGCGCTACTCCTAaaatttagctgtagcgccgtagcagtagcgcgggttcaCGGCTACTGGTATGCAAAACACCTACGCTACTGGTagtgtttttcctagtagtgcaagacACCTCGATTGACCTCGGCGACATGGACGACGAGCTCGACTACGACAAGGAAGAgccggaggacgaggaagaagaggaggaggagccggcgccgacgaggaaaggcaaaaagaagaagaagaaggcggccaagcccggcgagccgcgcatcaagtgggcgtccaaggaagaTGAGTGTCTCGCCGAAGCGTGGAAGGTCGTCTGTCTCGACCCggtcaccggcacgaaccagagcatcgagacgtattaggcgcgcatcaaggccgagttcgatgagcgcaagctcgtcgacccctacttcaaaggcgtgcaCATGAAGCGCGGGTCCAAGGCGATGTCAAACCATTGGGGACTCATTCAAACGGCATGCAACAAATGTCATGGGAttgtcgaggaggtcgcggctcgtcCGAAGAGCGGCACCAGCGTCGAGGATCAGGTATAGCACGCCGTCCTACTGTTGCCTTTCACCGTGTGCGCGCCCTGGCGCCTCTAGCGCCGACTGATGTTCTTTTCCTCGGCGCAGCTGCTACGCATGTTCGCCATGTTCCATGACGACAACAGCGATGTAGAGTTCTAGTACCTCCACGTCGTCAAGCGGATCGACAAGTGCGACAAGTGGGCGGGCGTCCGGCGCACCCTCGTCAAGGCCAAAgagacgtacaagccggacgcgccgacccCGGGCGCGGCCGACGGAcgcccggacggcaacaaaggtgccaagaaggcgAAGCACGCCGAGTCGGCTGCCGCGTGCGTGCAAGAGCCCATCGAGCACTGCCTCGCCAACGCCAAGACCAGGGCCGCCCAGCGAGAAGAGAAAACTGAGGCGAGGTGGGCTGTTTTGATGACAAACAACGCCGTCTAACTCGACTTGCTCCGGACCAGCGCCGCCGCGAAACTCAAAGCTCAAGACGCCAAGAAGAGGAACAACGACCTTGCCTTCTTGATGGGCAgcgcggacatgctccagagcggcgacgagaagctcaaggcgtggttctTGGCGGAGcgaggcctcatcctgaaccagataccGGCGACGCCAATGCCGCCGCCCAGCCCGACCGAGGATGATGCCTCTGCGACGCCCAACCCCACCGACGATGCCTCCGTCGGGCCAACCAGCCCGGAAGCCGCTCCGACTTCTCCCAGCCCGCGTACGCCGACGACACCGCCGGAGGTTGAGCTCGACGTTTGATGTACTGCTTCCGCGTCCTTCCTTTTTTGTACGCCCAACTACTGCGTGTCCTTTCatttgatcgccgaactgtggcgCGGAATCGCCGAACTGTGGCGCGGAATCGCCGAACTATTGCGATGATCGCTGGTTTATGGTTTTTTTGAGCGGGAACGATGGAGTTCGAATATGGGGCGCCTTGGGGGACGGCACCTGAGGGCGTGCCAGGGGAGAAACGAACCCCATGGGCCAATCTAGCGCCAgttcgcccccaggccgctctttttcggcgcccggggggcccgaacggctggagatgctcttagaattGATGGATGAAGGTTTTTATTTTCAAGAACAACAAAAGGGAAGAGTTCCACCATTGCAATATAACAATAACTGCTCGTGAGCTTGAAGTTGAACCATTACTTTGAGGGAAACAGGGTGAAAACCCACACACACCTGACACGCTCCACCCCATGGCCGAACTCCACTACCCCAGAACACCCCCGCTCCCCCCACCCCACTCCACAGCTACAGATAAAGATCGGCCCCCTAGATGCACTTGCTGGCAACAACTCTTCCATGGACGTACAATCCCCCTCCCTTAGGAAGTAGTGTGCTGCTATGACAAGAGATGTCCATGAAGGGATGCTTCTTTTGGTGATTCGGGTTCGCACGGAGTGTCGTGGGATTTTGATTCTGTCGTGTTCATCGCTTATTATTCCAAAACAACGACGGAACAACAGTAGAGTCAACTGGCACAACAAGGTATGGACCGAAGAAGGAATAGTGATGCCGGGGATGAACAGAAATACAGCAAGGTGAAAGAAGAACCGGATGGGTGCATGTTGACCAGGTCTATTAagaactcgaaacaaaaacaagaaTGGAGAGCATATACTCCGGTATATGAACAATAACTTCAAAATAAGTAGCAAAAAATATTAAATTCTATTTTTTCTATAGATGGTCATGTTTTTTTAGGGGATATAGATGGTCATGTTGGTGTAACAAGtgtgcttgacaattttcatgcgaAACGGAATAACAGTGTTTCGTCGATGAAAAAACAAAACTAAATGTAACATTTGGAGGTAACATTTCTCGTTCTGACTTGTTTTCTTTGTACAGTTCAAAATTCTTAAACTTTTCCCCTAAAAATTTATAGGTTGcattttggtgtgacaatgaacacATCCAATTTTATTTTTGACCCTTGCAAAATACATGTTGGGCCTACTGGAGCTTGTGCTCCCTCTAGCCAAATTGGATTTTTAGAATGTACaccactagggaaaagcctagcagtagcgcaggtCAAGGGCTATCAGTAGAGCGGGGTGCCGCGCTACTAATACGTCGCTACagctaacttttagcagtagcgcgtgttgacccgcgctactgctataaatgGGTAGCAGTAGCGGGCTACAAatcagcgctactgctaatagttGTAGTGCTTGATTTTAAAAGGCACTACTGCTAAGCGCACCCTGTTGCTAAGTACATACCCCTCGCTACTGTTATTGTTATTAGTTTCTGAAAAAAAATTctgctcactagtagaaaacagggctttagtTGAGGCCATCATAggggcattaatcccggttcactcacgaaacgggactaaagggggcatcagtcccggttcgtgaggtgagacgcccccgatttaatcgtaaaGTAATTATACACGCAAATGtatacaatcaagatcagggactcacgggaagatatcacaacacaactctagacacaaataaaataatacaagcttcatattacaagccaggggcctcgagggctcaaatacaagctcgatacacaagagtcagcggaagcaacaatatctaagtacatacataaggttaaacaaggatgccttaagaaggcaaacacaaaataacaatgatcgaagaggcaaggcctcctgccggggacctcctaactactcctcggtcgtcggcggtctccacataGCAGCTAGCACCATCGGGGTAGTAGTAGAAGCTGTCGAGGGTAGCATCTAGCTCCTGGGATCCACCCTttggttgcatcaaccgaaaagaagaaagaagggggaaaaggggtagcaaagcaactgtgagtactcatccaaagtactcgcaagcatcagacctatactaagtatgcattggtatcaaatgggagGTTTGTATTTGtgcactgaactgcagaatgccagaataaaggggGAAGGCCTAGCCAATCGAAGACTAGCAACTTCAAgaagctccgagcatcttgcagcatgtagaagagcaAAGAATAGCATTTTAATTAACAATCTTATTGTAGCAACAACGCCCAGAGATACTTCcccgactccctgtgagaaagcaatctcggagccacatatccatcacatatctcaagtatccatttctagttatataagataaggatataagtctgaatgtat is from Triticum aestivum cultivar Chinese Spring chromosome 1B, IWGSC CS RefSeq v2.1, whole genome shotgun sequence and encodes:
- the LOC123077395 gene encoding uncharacterized protein, which produces MSSSSAAAALAVRSGAWDGSVVNGDLIEFLRKTRRLPGTHLVRARTTSAREILLAPEEGEREYQNLRATAFNCNVEELSKQTANLTESRIPHRTTPDPLSTHQPSQFNPTLHPSPIQIPSTSSPLLCRRDPLPVLLRNKETEREGKGKGEAVCVGRRSNGGQAEPGAGAVHRRPRGAAHRGRRGEGPARRIRLHRLLRLPLRPHSRGQRGWRGQEQRLDSRAGVAARRVRCPLSCQGWGNCPGGSAGASSPQAIRESGSGSSSKDTRIIDRAFTLLGFAEGNVQDASEFDLGFVHAAMENTSSKLGKLGMKMDLNRLDKLVASIMEAAPLGSAVAARIHVSVILSYGSATANKEHACLILNSSTEIDSDLKLLCPQISLLCISCRNHHPMLLAQWQQGVTRSDLAKEFLLRNL